One window of the Epinephelus moara isolate mb chromosome 24, YSFRI_EMoa_1.0, whole genome shotgun sequence genome contains the following:
- the LOC126385833 gene encoding transcriptional regulator QRICH1-like isoform X5, which translates to MNEQESGVVSFDEYVRQKARTVPQHRMKEFLESLAKGPEVLQEFSQQGGAATTTTAMVYQQQGANCVYADSTEVAGSLLELACPVQVTSADISPHLSVHQESEQQLQVQVQIQEQQGQTVGQVLQVASPSQQDLQGISTAHLVQQGELTEEQQQQIQAQLVAAVAGGQQIQLSSGQQIQFQGTQHIQLPGGQQIQLQAGQQIQLQGGQQIQLQGGQQIQLQGGQQIQLHDGQQIQLQGGQQIQLQGGQQIQLPSGQQIQLQGGQQIQLPSGQQIQIQTIEAMSPSHQQDSPREAERRSATVSTVLQPAKKRKVDVPLSVSYAVPQGQQVATVLAIPQGQQQSYVSLRPDLLTVDSAQLYSATGTITGPTGETWTIPVYSGPQQQGVTHIAIPQDSYSTVQVTTTNGKDKMSPGSSSRSADVQSASAGTQEEIVQTLQFMNGNIHIPVAVQTVGGTYNTTQSVHIWDPSQQQSQGDEGQEQQLHLQGHIEAEAHAEPPTEILVPVCLKPEEGLEVWRLWVTRKNAELNKQEKTKLAPIGRRQPLRFQEDLVSSAVAELNLGLSLMTQEARGSEEEQFTSDVLYYVFLCIQKYLAENGRVDDIFSDPYYTRFCGCLHKILDGWKPSVHPLGYVIPSHVTEEMLWECKQLGAHSPSTLLTTLMYFNTKHFHLMTPEQHMKVAFSKVLRHTRKNPTNAKDKATSIRLLKGQGPHSAAQKGAQYRNDDMYEEQIEDPENPLRCPIKLYDFYLFKCPQSVKGRNDAYYMTPEPVVAPNSPMWYSSQPLTSQQVEHVLARILVVREIQDIISRHELN; encoded by the exons ATGAATGAACAGGAGAGTGGGGTGGTCTCCTTTGATGAATATGTGAGACAGAAGGCCCGCACTGTGCCTCAGCACAGGATGAAGGAGTTCCTGGAGTCTCTCGCCAAGGGCCCAGAGGTGCTGCAGGAGTTCAGCCAGCAGGGAGgggcagccaccaccaccacagccaTGGTGTACCAGCAGCAGGGCGCCAACTGTGTCTACGCAGACAGCACAGAGGTGGCTGGCTCTCTCCTAGAGCTGGCCTGTCCG GTACAGGTGACATCGGCAGACATTTCACCTCACCTGTCTGTGCATCAAGAGTCTGAACAGCAGCTTCAGGTGCAG GTTCAGATTCAGGAACAGCAGGGCCAAACAGTTGGCCAGGTTCTTCAGGTGGCCTCGCCCTCACAGCAGGACCTGCAGGGAATCTCAACAGCCCATCTTGTACAGCAGGGAGAGCtcacagaggagcagcagcagcag ATTCAGGCGCAGCTGGTTGCAGCTGTAGCTGGAGGACAACAAATCCAGTTGTCGAGTGGACAACAAATCCAGTTTCAAGGAACACAGCATATTCAGCTGCCAGGCGGCCAGCAGATTCAACTTCAGGCTGGTCAACAGATTCAACTACAGGGTGGCCAACAGATTCAACTACAGGGTGGCCAACAGATTCAACTACAGGGCGGCCAGCAAATTCAGCTACATGATGGCCAACAAATTCAGCTACAGGGTGGTCAACAAATTCAGCTACAAGGTGGTCAACAGATTCAGCTACCAAGTGGTCAACAGATTCAGCTACAAGGTGGTCAACAGATTCAGCTACCGAGTGGTCAGCAGATCCAGATTCAGACCATAGAGGCCATGTCTCCTTCGCATCAACAGGACTCTcccagagaggcagagaggaggtcCGCCACTGTCTCAACTGTTCTCCAACCTGCCAAGAAGCGTAAGGTGGATGTCCCTCTATCTGTGTCGTATGCTGTTCCACAGGGCCAGCAGGTGGCCACAGTTCTAGCCATCCCTCAAGGGCAGCAGCAGAGCTACGTGTCCCTACGACCAGATCTGCTCACTGTTGACAGCGCCCAACTGTACAGTGCTACAGGAACTATCACAGGTCCCACAGGTGAGACGTGGACCATCCCTGTGTACTCTGGTCCACAGCAGCAGGGGGTAACCCACATTGCCATACCACAGGACTCATACAGCACAGTGCAAGTTACCACCACCAACGGTAAGGACAAAATGTCCCCCGGTTCCTCTTCAAGATCCGCAGATGTGCAGTCGGCCTCCGCTGGGACGCAGGAAGAAATCGTACAGACCCTGCAGTTCATGAACGGGAACATTCACATCCCTGTGGCAGTGCAGACTGTCGGAGGGACTTACAACACTACACAGTCAGTACACATATGGGACCCAAGTCAGCAGCAGAGCCAAGGAGACGAGGGACAAGAGCAGCAGCTCCATCTGCAG GGTCACATAGAGGCAGAGGCTCATGCTGAGCCGCCTACAGAGATTCTGGTTCCTGTTTGCCTAAAGCCAGAGGAGGGCCTGGAGGTCTGGCGCCTTTGGGTGACACGAAAAAACGCAGAGCTAAACAAGCAGGAAAAGACAAAGCTTGCACCCATAGGAC GTCGCCAGCCGCTGCGTTTCCAAGAAGATTTGGTGTCCAGCGCAGTAGCCGAGCTGAACCTGGGTCTTTCCCTCATGACGCAGGAGGCACGAGGATCAGAGGAAGAGCAATTCACATCCGACGTTCTATATTATGTTTTCTTGTGTATACAAAAG taccTCGCGGAAAATGGACGTGTGGATGATATCTTCTCTGATCCATATTACACACGTTTTTGTGGGTGTTTACACAAAATCCTAGATGGTTGGAAGCCCAGTGTCCATCCTTTAG GTTATGTCATtccaagtcatgtgacagaGGAGATGCTGTGGGAGTGCAAACAGCTCGGTGCACATTCACCATCCACGTTGCTCACAACTCTAATGTATTTCAACACTAA GCATTTCCACCTGATGACACCAGAACAGCACATGAAAGTAGCTTTCTCCAAAGTCCTGAGGCACACGAGGAAGAACCCCACCAATGCCAAGGACAAAGCAACCAGTATCCGCCTTCTCAAAGGACAAGGTCCTCACAGCGCAGCACAGAAAGGTGCTCAATACA GAAACGATGACATGTACGAAGAGCAGATCGAGGATCCTGAGAATCCTCTTCGCTGCCCCATTAAACTTTACGACTTTTATCTCTTCAAATG tCCTCAGAGTGTTAAGGGACGTAATGATGCATACTACATGACTCCAGAGCCTGTCGTTGCACCAAACAGTCCGATGTGGTACTCCTCTCAGCCCCTCACGAGCCAGCAAGTGGAGCACGTGCTGGCCCGTATCCTCGTGGTCCGAGAGATCCAGGATATCATCAGCCGTCATGAGCTGAACTGA